The Corynebacterium auriscanis genome includes the window CAACCGGCGCCATCGCTGTTGCAGCCGCATCCCCTCCTTGTTGAACCCTCTTTGTTTATCCCTGTTTGTCTGGCACTCTGAATGTTCTCAGCTCGCCACTGAGTGGGTCGGTGAATGTCAGCTGGGCAGCCGTTAGACCCATTGGCCGATTGAAATCCTCGTCTTCCGCAAATGGCGGGCTGGGCAGGTCAGTGTTTTTTTCGGGGTGGGTTTCGGGGATTTCCCTGATGCTCTGCGGGTACTACACCAACTAGGGTTTTGTTGTAAGGGCGACGAATGATCGCCCCGAATGGCTCAATCACTACATAATCGAGGGAGACAGCAATGTCGATCGGTACACACCCGGTTGCAGCTCGCGCAATCAAATTGGAAAAGAAGTATGGACAGGGAGAAACCGCAGTCCAAGCACTACGCGGCGTCAATGTTGAATTTGAAATGGGTAGGCTCACCGCAATTATGGGTCCATCCGGTTCCGGAAAGTCGACTCTCATGCATTGCTTGGCGGGGTTGGACTCGATCACCGGCGGGAATTGCTTCATTGGAGATACTGAGATCTCTTCCATGAAAGATAAAGAGATTACCGCTCTTCGGCGCGATCACTTGGGATTCATATTTCAGTCCTTCAACCTTGTACCGACTCTCACGGCGAGAGAAAATATCACACTGCCTAGTGATATTGCTGGTCGCCCCGTCGATGAATCATGGTTTGACGAGGTTACTAAGCGGCTGGGTTTGTCCGAGCGCCTAGGCCACCGCCCGTCAGAGCTTTCCGGTGGTCAGCAACAGCGCGTGGCTTGTGCACGTGCATTGGTTTCTAAGCCCCACATTGTTTTTGGTGATGAACCGACGGGCAACCTCGATTCCAACAGCTCGACAGAAGTTCTCAACATCCTCCGCACGGCGGTGGATAGCGACGGTCAAACGGTGGTTATAGTCACCCACGACCCACGGGCGGCTTCGTTTGCGGACCGGGTAATTTTCCTTGCCGACGGCCAAATCGTCGAAGATCTGAATCAACCATCGGCAGAGTCAATTCTGTCGACCATGGCAAAGATTCAAGAGTTGTAATCAGAAGGCGCTTGAAATGAATAAGAGTTTATGGCGCATTTCCGTGCGCAGCGTTTTGGCGAACAAGATCCGGTTTATCTTGACTATTTTGTCCGTCGTTCTCGGCACTGGGTTCATCGCTGGTTCCTTTATGTTCACCGATGCCTTGCAACGTTCGTTTGATGGCATTGTTCGAAGTAGTTTTAGTGACGTGGACGTGGCTGTTCAACCCAAACCCGGGCACCCTTTTAAGGTCTCTGACGATCTGCAATCCAAACTGAAAAACCACCCCGGAGTTGAGAAGGTTAATGTCTCAGACCAAGTAACGGCTCTTCTTGCTGACAAAGACGACCAAGTCATCAAAACAGGCGGAGCGCCTTCCGTTGTAATGGCCTTTTATGGACCTGATGACGTTGTAGGCCCACCGTTGAACATAGTATCGGGCGAAGCTCCTGTGGGTGCTAAGGAAGTGATGCTCAACCAGACAGCGGCTGAAAAGAGCAACGTGCACGCAGGCGATAAAATGTCCGTTTTTACACCCGACGGCCAACGGTTAGATGTGACCGTCAGTGGTTTGTACACTCTTGACATGGAGCTCGGGGGTTTCGCTGGGGCGGTCATGGACGAGAAAGCTTTTATCGACAACTTCACCAACGGCTACTTGAAGCAAGGCTATTTTGTTAAAGGTGCTCCCGGTGCGGACCCTGCCCAGCTAAGCCAAACGCTGGCGAAAGAATTCCCCAATGCCAAGGTAGAGGAGGGAAGTACGGTCGCGGACCGACAGTCACAGCAGATTAGAGAGGGATTGCAGTTCGTTAACTACTTCCTCGTCGCCTTCGGATTGGTCGCCTTGTTGGTTGGAACGTTCATTATTGCTAACACGTTCTCGATGATTGTCGCCCAACGCATGCGGGAGTTTGCGCTGTTGCGCTCGCTGGGCATGTCCCAAGGCCAACTAACTACCTCGGTCATCCTAGAAGCCATCTTGGTTGGGATCGTCGGCTCGCTCTTGGGGGTTGCCGCCGGAGTGGGAATCGTGAAAGCTATTTACGCCATAATGGACGGTCTTGGCTTTGGGTTGCCTTCGTCAGGATTAACTTTGACGCCCCAAGCCATCCTGATTCCACTGCTCCTTGGGTTGGTCGTCACTATCGCCAGCGCGTGGGCACCGGCCCGCCGAGCGGGCCGCGTGCACCCTGTCGAGGCAATGCGCTCTGGAGACCGGTCTTCGGCAAGTTCGCTGACAGTGCGAACGATCGCGGGTGCGGTCCTCCTAGCTGGTGGTGCTGCCGCCGCGATATTCTCCGCGTTTGCCTGGACAGGTGCGGACACGAAACCCCGGGCCATCGTTGTCGGTCTAGGTGCCTTCCTCATCATCCTGGGGACGTTCCTAGTTTCTCCCGCACTGTCGCGCGTCATCGTGCCGGGATTGGGCCGAGTAATCGGTGCGCCGTTTGGTGCTGTAGGGCGCCTTGCATCCACGAATTCGCAGCGAAATCCACGACGGACAGCTGCGACTGCATTCGCATTGGCACTAGGAATTGCCCTTGTTGCCTCTTTCGGAATGCTGGGAGCGTCCATGAAAGCTTCAATTCGTGGGGTATTGGAAAGCAATATCAGCGCAGACCTTGTGGTTGCAGGTGATTCACAGGGAGCATTCACTGTCACGCAGCCCGCTCTCCAGGACGTGAAGAAAACTTCAGGGGTGGGACGTGCCACCGCCTTGCGTGTAGCACCGCTTGAGGCTCTCGATACGAAGAAGAAGGGCGCGTCGATGATTGCATTGGACGGTCCTGTACAGGATGGAGTGAAGACAACGGTCGCGAGCGGAACGTTGGACCTGGGGGATGATGGAATGATCGCCGACAAAGACTACGCTGCGGCGAATGGTTGGGAGATTGGCGACAAAATCAAACTTGGCGTTGCCAGTGTTCCGGGAGGTGGCATGGACTCGAAGGTGCCGGATCAGATTAAGGGCAAGCCCATTGCCACTGTCACGCTGAAGGGTACCTACGAGTCAAACCAAATTCTGGGTCAAGAAGTGATTAGTCAGAATGTGGTGGATTCGGTCATGAAAAATGACTCGGTACTATCTCCATTTGCAGGAAAGATCCCCATCATCATGGTGCTGGTGAATGCTGCCGATGGTACGTCAGTCGAGGAGCTTCAAACCAACTTGGGCGATTCGCTCAAGAAGCACATCATCTTTCAGGTTTTAACACCGCAAGAAATGGCGGGCCAAAGTGCCCAATTGGTGAATGGAATGCTGAATACCTTGTACGCCCTGTTGGCACTGGCCATTATCGTGGCAGTTCTGGGAATCATCAATACCTTGGCACTAAATGTCATCGAGCGTCGCCAAGAGATCGGAATGCTCAGGGCCGTCGGTACTTTCCGGGGGCAAGTCCGTCGGATGATTACCCTAGAAGCCATCCAGATCGCAATCTATGGCGCACTGGTTGGTGTTCTTGTTGGCCTCGGATTAGGGTGGTGCTTCATCAAGGTGCTGCAAGGAACAGGACTGAATGAAATTGCAGTTCCGTGGGGACAAGTAGCAGCAATGATGGTGGGTTCTGCGGTAGTCGGAGCAATAGCTGCGTTGTGGCCAGCACACAAGGCGGCGCGCACGGCGCCTCTGGAAGCCATTACAGAGTAAGGTTTTAACCCCACTAGTCCCGGTTCGGCTTAACCCCCCCTCTACCTCCGGTTCGGCTTAACCCCCCTCTACCTCCGGTTCGGCTTAACCCCACCCGTTCAGCACGGGCTTGGCCAGCTCCGCACCGGGCAGTCGCTGAGGAACGACGAGGTTACAAGAGGGTTGGGGTTAGCTTGACGGGGTAGCGCAGAGCCGGGCACTACAATGGTCCTCATGAGTGCAGATCAGCGCATGGAGACCACGCAAACCCCCAACTCCGATATTCTCAACTTGCCGTCGAAGCCTGGGGATATCCAGCAAGGAGTGCAACCCCTCACTCCAGCGGAGCAGGTTTCGCAGTTGTCCGATTACTTCGAGGATAACTACCCGGAGCTTTTCCACTCGCTAATAGCAGACGAGGGGGCCCAATACCGAGCTCAGGGTGATGCGGTTCCGCCGGATCTGATCGCTACGACGGAGTCGCTCTGGGCGAGGTTCCCGGACCTGTTAACGCACGCTAGTCTGCTCGTTCTCGGTGCTGGTCTCGACCATCGCATGCCACATGTTGCGCAGCTCAAACCCGAGACTCAGGTGAGCGAGTGGGCCCACATTACTCCAGAATTGCCCGCCTTGCCTGAAGGCATTCGAGCGCAAGTGATTAAACCCAGCAACCCCACGGGGCAGCTAGCAATCAGCTTGCACGGCGGCCCGGGGTGGTTTGGTGATGGCGCCAGCCACGACTTCCTGTGGATGCCACTTTTCGCGGCTATCGCGGAGCAATCAGGCACAACCATCGTGGATCTTACGTTCCCCCTGCCTGGGAATAATGGCTGGTCGTGGGAACCCGCCCAGCGTGCCGTGGAAGAAGCCGCAAACACCATCTTGGATTCCGCCGATGCGCTTGATTGCACGGGGGAGGCCCCAGCTCTCGTTCCCTTCGGTTCCGGTATCCTAGCCGCAGCTACCGCCGCAGAGCGCTTTGATCGCTTCCTTTTCATGACGCCCCGCGTTCCCAGTAAGGGCTTCGCCCGGTTGCTGCGTGGGGCGTCGGTATATGTATCCCTAGCTAGCCAGGATTCCCGCGCCGATAGTGAGGCCAATGTGCGGGCATATTTCGATGCGACGGATGCGGAAGTGGAATACGACCTTAACGAATCTGAACACCTGATTGCAGCGCCAGCGGTGTGGCGCGAGCGGGTGGCAAAGGCCGCAACGTGGCTCCGAGGGCCGAACTAACCGAGGGGTTAATCGAGGGCCGAACCAATCGCGGGGTTAATCGAAGGCTGCGTTAATC containing:
- a CDS encoding ABC transporter permease: MNKSLWRISVRSVLANKIRFILTILSVVLGTGFIAGSFMFTDALQRSFDGIVRSSFSDVDVAVQPKPGHPFKVSDDLQSKLKNHPGVEKVNVSDQVTALLADKDDQVIKTGGAPSVVMAFYGPDDVVGPPLNIVSGEAPVGAKEVMLNQTAAEKSNVHAGDKMSVFTPDGQRLDVTVSGLYTLDMELGGFAGAVMDEKAFIDNFTNGYLKQGYFVKGAPGADPAQLSQTLAKEFPNAKVEEGSTVADRQSQQIREGLQFVNYFLVAFGLVALLVGTFIIANTFSMIVAQRMREFALLRSLGMSQGQLTTSVILEAILVGIVGSLLGVAAGVGIVKAIYAIMDGLGFGLPSSGLTLTPQAILIPLLLGLVVTIASAWAPARRAGRVHPVEAMRSGDRSSASSLTVRTIAGAVLLAGGAAAAIFSAFAWTGADTKPRAIVVGLGAFLIILGTFLVSPALSRVIVPGLGRVIGAPFGAVGRLASTNSQRNPRRTAATAFALALGIALVASFGMLGASMKASIRGVLESNISADLVVAGDSQGAFTVTQPALQDVKKTSGVGRATALRVAPLEALDTKKKGASMIALDGPVQDGVKTTVASGTLDLGDDGMIADKDYAAANGWEIGDKIKLGVASVPGGGMDSKVPDQIKGKPIATVTLKGTYESNQILGQEVISQNVVDSVMKNDSVLSPFAGKIPIIMVLVNAADGTSVEELQTNLGDSLKKHIIFQVLTPQEMAGQSAQLVNGMLNTLYALLALAIIVAVLGIINTLALNVIERRQEIGMLRAVGTFRGQVRRMITLEAIQIAIYGALVGVLVGLGLGWCFIKVLQGTGLNEIAVPWGQVAAMMVGSAVVGAIAALWPAHKAARTAPLEAITE
- a CDS encoding ABC transporter ATP-binding protein, which translates into the protein MSIGTHPVAARAIKLEKKYGQGETAVQALRGVNVEFEMGRLTAIMGPSGSGKSTLMHCLAGLDSITGGNCFIGDTEISSMKDKEITALRRDHLGFIFQSFNLVPTLTARENITLPSDIAGRPVDESWFDEVTKRLGLSERLGHRPSELSGGQQQRVACARALVSKPHIVFGDEPTGNLDSNSSTEVLNILRTAVDSDGQTVVIVTHDPRAASFADRVIFLADGQIVEDLNQPSAESILSTMAKIQEL